Proteins from a genomic interval of Micromonospora sp. NBC_00389:
- the brxD gene encoding BREX system ATP-binding protein BrxD: protein MINALRRGTVPQNGLDVLAVGFDRFQSTMDDELEVLSSGGAVFKAVRGEYGSGKTFFARWLGERAKRRGMAVAEVQISETETPLHRLETVYRRICESLQTAEFPPSALRPVLDAWLFGLEQEAGEAADAVLERRLASVSRTTPAFAAALRAYRCALHGGDVSTAEGLVAWLGGQPHVSTSVRRGAGVRGDLDHFGAFGFLQGLLTVLRDSGHPGLLLVLDEVETLQRARSDVRDKALNALRQLIDEVDSGRFPGLYLLITGTPAFFEGTQGVQRLTPLAQRLATDFKTDARFDNPRAVQVRLPGFTEDSLREVGTRVRDLFAGDAGNSTRISQVVDERYIGDLASAMAGRLGGQVGIAPRLFLKKLVGEVLDRVDQFPDFDPRVDYALTVAATEMTAVERNAASADEVSLDLP, encoded by the coding sequence GTGATCAACGCGTTGCGGCGTGGCACCGTGCCACAAAACGGTCTTGACGTGCTGGCGGTGGGCTTTGATCGCTTTCAATCCACGATGGACGATGAGCTCGAAGTCCTATCGTCTGGCGGCGCTGTCTTCAAGGCCGTGCGCGGTGAGTATGGCTCCGGCAAGACGTTCTTTGCTCGCTGGCTAGGTGAAAGGGCCAAACGGCGAGGCATGGCGGTTGCCGAGGTGCAGATCTCCGAAACTGAGACCCCGCTGCACCGATTGGAGACCGTGTACCGGCGGATCTGTGAATCGTTGCAGACCGCTGAGTTCCCGCCCTCCGCGCTGCGGCCCGTACTGGACGCTTGGTTATTCGGCTTGGAGCAGGAGGCCGGCGAGGCGGCCGACGCGGTATTGGAGCGGCGCCTGGCGTCGGTGTCCCGCACCACGCCTGCCTTCGCGGCCGCCTTGCGCGCCTACCGATGCGCTCTGCACGGCGGCGACGTATCTACTGCCGAGGGTCTCGTTGCCTGGCTCGGGGGCCAGCCCCATGTGTCCACCTCCGTCCGACGGGGTGCTGGCGTGCGCGGGGACCTGGATCACTTCGGGGCGTTCGGCTTCCTGCAAGGACTGCTCACCGTCCTGAGGGACAGCGGTCATCCCGGATTGCTGCTTGTGCTCGACGAGGTTGAGACGCTGCAGCGGGCCAGGTCCGATGTACGAGACAAAGCGCTGAACGCTCTCCGCCAGCTCATCGACGAGGTCGACTCCGGGCGCTTCCCTGGGCTCTACCTGCTCATTACCGGCACGCCGGCGTTCTTCGAAGGCACCCAGGGCGTGCAGCGACTGACGCCGCTCGCCCAACGACTGGCCACCGACTTTAAGACTGACGCTCGCTTCGACAACCCCCGTGCGGTACAAGTGCGGCTGCCTGGTTTCACGGAGGACTCGTTGCGCGAGGTTGGGACACGCGTGCGGGACCTGTTCGCCGGTGATGCTGGGAATTCGACACGCATTAGTCAGGTGGTCGACGAGCGGTATATCGGCGATCTGGCATCAGCCATGGCTGGACGTTTAGGCGGCCAGGTGGGAATCGCGCCTCGACTGTTTCTCAAGAAGCTCGTCGGCGAGGTTCTAGACCGCGTGGATCAGTTTCCCGACTTCGACCCGCGCGTTGATTACGCACTGACCGTTGCCGCCACCGAGATGACTGCGGTTGAGCGCAATGCCGCCAGTGCCGACGAGGTGTCGCTGGACCTGCCGTGA
- a CDS encoding DEAD/DEAH box helicase, whose amino-acid sequence MHNVVNTLGWPDLRPLQRLAMEPLLAGEDALLLAPTAGGKTEAAVFPLLSRMVAERWSGTSVLYLCPLKALLNNLLPRLERYTDWVGRRAALWHGDVTTSRRRAVLAGRPDILLTTPESLESMLVSTNVDHRLFFEGLQAVVVDEVHAFAGDDRGWHLLAVLERLTHVIGRPLQRVGLSATVGNPPQLLTWLQGSGVGSRPGRVVAPDLALAPAIGGSAQMAAGLPEGGGPPPGDIELDYVGSLHNAATVIASLHAGEKRLVFCESRQTVEELGQLLREKGVTTFLSHASLSADERRRSEQAFAEARDCVIVSTSTLELGIDVGDLDRVIQIDAPSTVASFLQRLGRTGRRSGSSRNCLFLTRDGAALTEAAALLLLWGRGWVEPVTPPPEPRHIVAQQVLALCLQEHRVGDQLWAQWWNGLEPFARSAEPIVGYLVEQGYLDSDGGMLFIGLAAELQFGRRHFMEMMAVFTGPPEFTVLLGRTELGQIDPSLLTEEVPNGDRRLLLAGRSWRVTYIDWRRRRCFVEPADGGGRARWFAGGWAGLSFELTRAMRDVLLGADPPVMLTRRAVERLARERDERIHLVHPGGSVIVREPNGDLRWWTWAGFRANATLTATLSEVVDPVQRFDDTSIRLREDLTPSNWRQLVANAGERLCLPEVNEKALTGLKFSSALPKRLAMATVATRLANLDAAATVLKEPTRFVSIGA is encoded by the coding sequence GTGCACAACGTCGTCAACACTCTCGGGTGGCCGGACTTGCGGCCGTTGCAGCGATTGGCGATGGAGCCGCTGCTCGCCGGCGAGGACGCGCTCCTGTTGGCGCCGACCGCGGGCGGGAAGACGGAGGCAGCGGTGTTCCCGCTGCTGTCCCGGATGGTTGCAGAGCGCTGGAGCGGCACGTCCGTGCTCTACCTGTGCCCGCTCAAGGCACTGCTCAACAACCTGCTGCCCCGGCTAGAGCGCTACACGGACTGGGTGGGCCGACGCGCGGCCCTTTGGCACGGCGACGTGACGACGTCCCGCAGGCGTGCTGTGCTCGCAGGACGGCCCGACATCCTGCTCACCACCCCTGAGTCGTTGGAATCGATGCTGGTCAGCACCAACGTTGATCACCGATTGTTCTTCGAGGGCTTGCAGGCAGTCGTGGTGGACGAGGTGCACGCCTTTGCCGGTGATGACCGAGGCTGGCACCTGCTTGCCGTGTTGGAGCGGCTGACGCATGTGATTGGCCGACCTCTGCAACGTGTTGGCCTTTCCGCCACTGTGGGCAATCCGCCGCAGCTACTGACCTGGCTCCAGGGCTCCGGTGTCGGTAGCCGGCCGGGTCGTGTTGTTGCGCCAGACCTGGCGCTGGCACCCGCGATTGGCGGTTCAGCGCAAATGGCGGCCGGCCTTCCCGAGGGTGGTGGACCACCGCCCGGAGACATCGAACTCGATTACGTGGGCTCGCTGCACAACGCGGCCACGGTCATTGCCTCGCTACACGCGGGAGAGAAGCGCCTAGTTTTCTGTGAATCCCGACAGACGGTCGAGGAACTGGGCCAACTGCTGCGCGAGAAGGGCGTGACCACATTCCTTTCACATGCGTCGCTCTCCGCAGACGAGCGCCGCCGGTCAGAGCAAGCGTTCGCCGAGGCGCGCGACTGCGTGATCGTTTCGACGAGCACGCTGGAGCTGGGCATCGACGTCGGAGACCTGGATCGGGTTATCCAGATCGACGCCCCGTCGACGGTGGCCTCCTTCCTGCAGCGGCTCGGTCGCACAGGTCGTCGGTCCGGCAGCAGCCGGAACTGCCTCTTCCTAACGCGCGACGGCGCGGCATTGACCGAGGCGGCGGCGTTGCTGCTGCTCTGGGGCCGAGGCTGGGTAGAGCCGGTCACTCCGCCGCCTGAGCCCCGGCACATCGTGGCCCAGCAGGTACTCGCGCTGTGCTTGCAGGAGCACCGGGTTGGTGACCAACTGTGGGCGCAGTGGTGGAATGGGCTGGAACCCTTCGCGCGAAGTGCTGAGCCGATAGTGGGCTACCTCGTCGAGCAGGGCTACCTCGACAGCGACGGTGGCATGCTCTTTATCGGCCTTGCCGCCGAGCTGCAGTTTGGTCGTCGCCACTTCATGGAAATGATGGCAGTCTTCACCGGGCCGCCGGAGTTCACCGTGCTGCTCGGGCGCACCGAGCTGGGCCAGATCGACCCCAGCCTGCTGACCGAGGAGGTCCCGAACGGCGACCGGCGGCTCCTACTGGCCGGACGTAGCTGGCGGGTCACGTACATAGATTGGCGTCGGCGGCGCTGCTTCGTGGAGCCTGCGGACGGCGGGGGCCGGGCACGGTGGTTCGCCGGCGGCTGGGCCGGACTGAGCTTTGAGTTGACCCGGGCAATGCGCGACGTCCTGCTCGGAGCGGATCCGCCAGTAATGCTTACTCGGAGAGCAGTTGAGCGACTGGCGCGGGAACGAGACGAGAGGATCCACCTCGTCCATCCAGGCGGCAGCGTGATCGTGCGGGAACCTAACGGCGACCTGCGTTGGTGGACGTGGGCCGGGTTTCGCGCCAACGCGACACTCACAGCAACCCTGAGCGAAGTGGTCGACCCGGTGCAGCGGTTCGACGACACAAGCATCAGACTCCGTGAGGACCTAACGCCGAGCAACTGGCGGCAGCTCGTCGCGAATGCCGGGGAGCGGCTTTGCCTTCCTGAGGTGAACGAGAAGGCCCTCACCGGCCTCAAGTTCAGTTCGGCCCTGCCGAAGCGCCTGGCCATGGCGACGGTAGCCACGCGGCTCGCAAATTTGGACGCTGCAGCTACTGTTCTGAAGGAGCCGACCCGTTTCGTATCGATTGGCGCCTAG
- a CDS encoding IS701 family transposase: MLTVGQRFRRPEPRRRVGDFVRGLLAPLPRKNCWTIAEHAGDMGPDGMQDLLTRVKWDDAEVRADVREFVGHHLGHAEAVLVIDETGDLKKGQHTVGVQRQYSGTAGKIENCQVAVHLVYATDAGHAMLDTALYLPKSWCNDAERRAEAGVPEQVRFATKPQLASRMIAAAVTAGLPCRWVAGDEAYGNDPRLAAQLRQLRLGYVLAVACSHQVITGLGVYRVDALAAGLPATAWQRVSAGRGAKGYRYYDWSFTALPHAADAHGGHHWLLIRRNRRTGELAFYRCWSPEAVPLRSLVLVAGRRWKIEESFQAAKTGLGLDQHQHRRWTSWHRWTTLTILAHAFLAAATTHRSRPDPAGLIALTANELRHLFNTLIIEPTRRRCDPLLWSIRRRRHQARAMTSHYARQALTEP; encoded by the coding sequence ATGCTGACGGTCGGGCAACGTTTCCGCAGGCCGGAGCCGCGTCGTCGAGTGGGTGACTTCGTCCGTGGCTTGCTGGCGCCGTTGCCGCGGAAGAACTGCTGGACGATTGCGGAGCATGCCGGGGACATGGGTCCGGACGGGATGCAGGACCTGCTGACCCGGGTGAAGTGGGACGATGCCGAGGTCCGCGCCGATGTCCGTGAGTTCGTCGGCCACCACCTCGGTCACGCCGAGGCCGTGCTGGTCATCGACGAGACAGGCGATCTGAAGAAGGGCCAGCACACCGTCGGCGTGCAGCGGCAGTATTCGGGCACCGCCGGGAAGATCGAGAACTGTCAGGTCGCCGTGCATCTGGTCTACGCCACCGATGCTGGTCACGCGATGCTCGACACGGCGCTCTACCTGCCCAAATCCTGGTGCAACGACGCCGAGCGCCGGGCTGAGGCCGGTGTCCCTGAGCAGGTGCGGTTCGCGACCAAGCCGCAGCTGGCGTCCCGGATGATCGCCGCAGCGGTCACCGCCGGGCTGCCATGTCGATGGGTGGCCGGCGACGAGGCCTACGGCAACGATCCGCGCCTGGCCGCCCAGCTCCGTCAGCTGCGACTGGGCTACGTCTTGGCCGTGGCCTGCTCTCATCAGGTGATCACCGGCCTCGGCGTCTACCGCGTTGACGCCCTCGCCGCCGGTCTTCCCGCCACCGCCTGGCAGCGGGTCTCCGCTGGTCGAGGCGCGAAAGGCTATCGCTACTACGACTGGTCCTTCACCGCCCTGCCACACGCCGCCGACGCCCACGGCGGGCACCACTGGCTGCTGATCCGCCGCAACCGCCGCACTGGTGAGCTGGCCTTCTACCGCTGCTGGTCACCCGAGGCCGTCCCGCTACGCAGCCTCGTCCTGGTGGCCGGCCGCCGCTGGAAGATCGAAGAGTCATTCCAAGCCGCGAAGACCGGACTCGGCCTGGACCAGCACCAACACCGCCGCTGGACGTCCTGGCACCGCTGGACCACCCTGACGATCCTCGCCCACGCCTTCCTCGCCGCCGCGACCACACACCGCAGCCGTCCCGACCCGGCCGGGCTGATCGCGCTGACCGCCAACGAACTACGCCACCTGTTCAACACCCTGATCATCGAACCCACCCGCCGCCGCTGCGACCCACTGCTCTGGTCAATCCGCCGACGCCGTCACCAAGCACGAGCCATGACCAGCCACTACGCCCGACAAGCACTCACCGAACCGTAA
- a CDS encoding winged helix-turn-helix domain-containing protein: MPNRPADYLRVVNAITEQIDSGELAPGDKLPTYAQLAEQYKVSVSTAQAALRILRDRGLVEGQQGKGTFVADRATKSSSG; the protein is encoded by the coding sequence ATGCCCAACCGACCCGCGGACTATCTACGCGTCGTCAACGCCATCACCGAGCAGATCGACAGCGGAGAGCTGGCTCCGGGCGACAAGCTGCCCACGTACGCCCAGCTGGCCGAGCAGTACAAGGTCAGTGTTTCCACTGCGCAGGCTGCCCTACGGATCCTTCGCGACCGAGGCCTGGTCGAAGGCCAACAGGGCAAGGGAACGTTCGTCGCCGACCGAGCTACCAAATCCTCTAGCGGATGA